One segment of Pan paniscus chromosome 20, NHGRI_mPanPan1-v2.0_pri, whole genome shotgun sequence DNA contains the following:
- the ARMC6 gene encoding armadillo repeat-containing protein 6 isoform X1 encodes MVSKRIAQETFDAAVRENIEEFAMGPEEAVKEAVEQFESQGVDLSNIVKTAPKVSADGSQEPTHDILQTLSNLQESVASSCPQEVSAYLTRFCDQCKQDKACRFLAAQKGAYPIIFTAWKLATAGDQGLLLQSLNALSVLTDGQPDLLDTQGLQLLVATLTQNADEADLTCSGIRCVRHACLKHEQNRQDLVKAGVLPLLTGAITHHGHHTDVVREACWALRVMTFDDDIRVPFGHAHNHAKMIVQENKGLKVLIEATKAFLDNPGILSELCGTLSRLAIRNEFCQEVVDLGGLSILVSLLADCNDHQMRDQSGVQELVKQVLSTLRAIAGNDDVKDAIVRAGGTESIVAAMTQHLTSPQVCEQSCAALCFLALRKPDNSRIIVEGGGAVAALQAMKAHPQKAGVQKQACMLIRNLVVHGQAFSKPILDLGAEALIMQARSAHRDCEDVAKAALRDLGCHVELRELWTGQRGNLAP; translated from the exons ATGGTCTCCAAGCGCATTGCCCAGGAGACCTTTGATGCAGCTGTGCGCGAGAACATCGAGGAGTTTGCGATGGGGCCAGAGGAGGCAGTGAAAGAGGCCGTGGAGCAGTTTGAATCGCAAG gggTTGATCTGAGCAACATTGTAAAGACGGCGCCTAAAGTCTCTGCAGACGGATCCCAGGAGCCCACACATGACATCCTGCAG ACGCTCAGTAACCTCCAGGAGTCTGTGGCCAGCTCTTGCCCCCAGGAGGTGTCAGCATACCTCACCCGCTTCTGCGACCAGTGCAAACAGGACAAGGCCTGCCGCTTCCTCGCGGCCCAGAAGGGGGCCTACCCCATCATCTTCACTGCCTGGAAGCTGGCCACTGCAGGTGACCAGGGCCTTCTGCTCCAGTCCCTCAATGCCCTGTCGGTGCTGACTGATGGCCAGCCAGACCTCCTGGACACCCAGGGCCTGCAGCTTCTCGTGGCCACGCTGACCCAGAATGCTGATGAGGCTGACCTGACCTGCTCTGGGATCCGCTGTGTGCGTCACGCTTGCCTGAAACATGAACAGAATCGGCAAGACCTGGTGAAAGCTGGTGTGCTGCCTCTGCTGACTGGTGCCATCACCCATCATGGCCACCACACTGACGTGGTCAGGGAAGCCTGCTGGGCCCTGCGTGTCATGACCTTCGATGACGACATCCGTGTGCCCTTTGGCCACGCCCACAACCATGCCAAGATGATTGTGCAGGAGAACAAAGGCTTGAAGGTGCTCATCGAAGCCACCAAAG CGTTCCTGGATAACCCTGGCATCCTGAGCGAGCTCTGTGGAACCCTGTCCCGCCTGGCCATCCGCAACGAGTTCTGCCAGGAGGTCGTCGACCTCGGGGGCCTGAGCATTCTGGTGTCCCTGCTAGCCGACTGCAATGACCACCAGATGAGGGACCAGAGCGGCGTTCAG GAGCTCGTGAAGCAAGTGCTGAGCACCCTGCGAGCCATTGCAGGCAACGACGACGTGAAAGATGCTATTGTCCGTGCTGGCGGGACGGAGTCCATCGTGGCTGCTATGACCCAGCATCTGACCAGCCCCCAG GTGTGTGAGCAGAGCTGCGCGGCCCTGTGCTTCCTGGCCCTGCGTAAGCCCGACAACAGCCGCATCATCGTGGAGGGTGGTGGGGCTGTGGCAGCACTGCAGGCCATGAAGGCACACCCGCAGAAGGCCGGCGTccag AAACAGGCTTGCATGCTGATCCGAAACCTGGTGGTCCACGGCCAGGCCTTCTCGAAGCCCATCCTGGACCTGGGGGCTGAGGCACTCATCATGCAGGCCCGATCTGCCCACCGTGACTGTGAGGATGTGGCCAAGGCCGCCCTGCGGGACCTGGGTTGTCATGTCGAGCTCCGAGAGCTGTGGACAGGCCAGAGGGGCAACCTGGCGCCATGA
- the ARMC6 gene encoding armadillo repeat-containing protein 6 isoform X2, translating into MSERCRSRYSSGASIGCTPTSTQAKMVSKRIAQETFDAAVRENIEEFAMGPEEAVKEAVEQFESQGVDLSNIVKTAPKVSADGSQEPTHDILQTLSNLQESVASSCPQEVSAYLTRFCDQCKQDKACRFLAAQKGAYPIIFTAWKLATAGDQGLLLQSLNALSVLTDGQPDLLDTQGLQLLVATLTQNADEADLTCSGIRCVRHACLKHEQNRQDLVKAGVLPLLTGAITHHGHHTDVVREACWALRVMTFDDDIRVPFGHAHNHAKMIVQENKGLKVLIEATKAFLDNPGILSELCGTLSRLAIRNEFCQEVVDLGGLSILVSLLADCNDHQMRDQSGVQELVKQVLSTLRAIAGNDDVKDAIVRAGGTESIVAAMTQHLTSPQVCEQSCAALCFLALRKPDNSRIIVEGGGAVAALQAMKAHPQKAGVQKQACMLIRNLVVHGQAFSKPILDLGAEALIMQARSAHRDCEDVAKAALRDLGCHVELRELWTGQRGNLAP; encoded by the exons CTCAGGAGCATCTATCGGCTGCACGCCAACATCAACACAGGCGAAGATGGTCTCCAAGCGCATTGCCCAGGAGACCTTTGATGCAGCTGTGCGCGAGAACATCGAGGAGTTTGCGATGGGGCCAGAGGAGGCAGTGAAAGAGGCCGTGGAGCAGTTTGAATCGCAAG gggTTGATCTGAGCAACATTGTAAAGACGGCGCCTAAAGTCTCTGCAGACGGATCCCAGGAGCCCACACATGACATCCTGCAG ACGCTCAGTAACCTCCAGGAGTCTGTGGCCAGCTCTTGCCCCCAGGAGGTGTCAGCATACCTCACCCGCTTCTGCGACCAGTGCAAACAGGACAAGGCCTGCCGCTTCCTCGCGGCCCAGAAGGGGGCCTACCCCATCATCTTCACTGCCTGGAAGCTGGCCACTGCAGGTGACCAGGGCCTTCTGCTCCAGTCCCTCAATGCCCTGTCGGTGCTGACTGATGGCCAGCCAGACCTCCTGGACACCCAGGGCCTGCAGCTTCTCGTGGCCACGCTGACCCAGAATGCTGATGAGGCTGACCTGACCTGCTCTGGGATCCGCTGTGTGCGTCACGCTTGCCTGAAACATGAACAGAATCGGCAAGACCTGGTGAAAGCTGGTGTGCTGCCTCTGCTGACTGGTGCCATCACCCATCATGGCCACCACACTGACGTGGTCAGGGAAGCCTGCTGGGCCCTGCGTGTCATGACCTTCGATGACGACATCCGTGTGCCCTTTGGCCACGCCCACAACCATGCCAAGATGATTGTGCAGGAGAACAAAGGCTTGAAGGTGCTCATCGAAGCCACCAAAG CGTTCCTGGATAACCCTGGCATCCTGAGCGAGCTCTGTGGAACCCTGTCCCGCCTGGCCATCCGCAACGAGTTCTGCCAGGAGGTCGTCGACCTCGGGGGCCTGAGCATTCTGGTGTCCCTGCTAGCCGACTGCAATGACCACCAGATGAGGGACCAGAGCGGCGTTCAG GAGCTCGTGAAGCAAGTGCTGAGCACCCTGCGAGCCATTGCAGGCAACGACGACGTGAAAGATGCTATTGTCCGTGCTGGCGGGACGGAGTCCATCGTGGCTGCTATGACCCAGCATCTGACCAGCCCCCAG GTGTGTGAGCAGAGCTGCGCGGCCCTGTGCTTCCTGGCCCTGCGTAAGCCCGACAACAGCCGCATCATCGTGGAGGGTGGTGGGGCTGTGGCAGCACTGCAGGCCATGAAGGCACACCCGCAGAAGGCCGGCGTccag AAACAGGCTTGCATGCTGATCCGAAACCTGGTGGTCCACGGCCAGGCCTTCTCGAAGCCCATCCTGGACCTGGGGGCTGAGGCACTCATCATGCAGGCCCGATCTGCCCACCGTGACTGTGAGGATGTGGCCAAGGCCGCCCTGCGGGACCTGGGTTGTCATGTCGAGCTCCGAGAGCTGTGGACAGGCCAGAGGGGCAACCTGGCGCCATGA